Proteins co-encoded in one Ruegeria sp. YS9 genomic window:
- the argC gene encoding N-acetyl-gamma-glutamyl-phosphate reductase produces the protein MTHKIAILGASGYTGAELVRLIAEHPNMEIVALAAERKAGMTMAQVFPHLRHMDLPDLCKISEIDFSRIDLCFCALPHKTSQEVISALPKDLKIIDLSADFRLTDPDEYEKWYGNPHTALAQQEEAVYGLTEFYRDEIRDARLVAGTGCNAATGQYVLRPLVSAGVIDLDDIVLDLKCAVSGAGRSLKENLLHAELSEGTNAYAVGGTHRHLGEFDQEFSKLAGRTVHVQFTPHLIPANRGILATTYVKGDPLSIYETLAKAYADEPFIQMLPMGETPSTHHVRGSNFCHIGVVADRIERRAIVIAALDNLTKGSSGQALQNANLMLGEIETRGLMMAPLFP, from the coding sequence ATGACCCATAAAATCGCAATTCTGGGCGCCTCGGGCTACACCGGTGCGGAACTGGTGCGGCTGATCGCCGAGCACCCGAACATGGAAATCGTCGCGCTGGCCGCCGAACGCAAGGCGGGGATGACCATGGCGCAGGTTTTCCCCCATCTGCGCCACATGGACCTGCCGGATCTGTGCAAGATTTCCGAGATCGATTTTTCCCGGATCGATCTGTGTTTTTGTGCCCTACCGCACAAGACCAGCCAGGAAGTGATCAGTGCGCTGCCCAAGGATCTGAAGATCATCGACCTGTCTGCTGACTTCCGGCTGACTGACCCGGACGAATATGAAAAGTGGTACGGAAACCCGCATACCGCGCTCGCGCAGCAGGAAGAGGCCGTTTATGGCCTGACCGAGTTCTACCGCGACGAAATCCGGGACGCACGGCTGGTGGCGGGCACAGGGTGCAACGCGGCAACCGGTCAATACGTTCTGCGGCCGCTTGTTTCTGCCGGGGTGATTGATCTGGACGATATCGTGCTGGATCTGAAATGCGCTGTTTCCGGGGCAGGGCGGTCGCTGAAGGAAAACCTGCTGCATGCCGAACTTAGTGAGGGCACCAACGCCTATGCCGTCGGCGGGACCCACAGGCATCTGGGTGAGTTCGATCAGGAGTTTTCCAAACTGGCCGGGCGTACGGTTCATGTGCAGTTCACCCCGCACCTGATCCCTGCAAACCGGGGCATTCTGGCCACGACCTACGTAAAAGGTGACCCGCTGAGCATCTATGAAACGCTTGCAAAAGCTTATGCGGATGAGCCTTTCATTCAGATGCTGCCGATGGGCGAGACACCGTCGACCCACCATGTGCGCGGGTCCAACTTCTGTCATATCGGTGTTGTGGCAGATCGGATCGAACGGCGTGCGATCGTGATCGCGGCGCTGGATAACCTGACAAAAGGTAGCA